The Streptomonospora litoralis genome window below encodes:
- a CDS encoding glycosyltransferase family 2 protein, giving the protein MTPNEDSAPERTPDVTVVLPCFNEQDHVIKEVERVCAAMDASNHSYEVLTVDDASTDDTLALLREAEPLFPHLRVISFGHNGGAGTVRRIGTQRARGRVVVWTDADMTYPNERIPELVDVLAANPDIDQVVGARTQESGSHRLLRVPMKWLIRKLAERLTNTRIPDLNSGLRAFRREVALPYLRLLPPGFSCVTTITLAFLSNQHLVHYMPIDYAKRSGKSKFHFVRDAYRYLLQVLRMVMYFNPLKVLMPLALWLLGIGAAKFVFDQVREPLYIPNNTIMLLTSGLIVAAMALLADLIVRSRDGA; this is encoded by the coding sequence ATGACCCCGAACGAAGACAGTGCGCCGGAGCGGACGCCCGATGTCACCGTCGTGCTGCCCTGCTTCAACGAGCAGGACCACGTCATCAAGGAGGTCGAGCGCGTCTGCGCCGCGATGGACGCCTCGAACCACTCCTACGAGGTGCTGACGGTCGACGACGCCTCAACCGACGACACCCTCGCGCTGCTGCGCGAGGCCGAGCCGCTCTTCCCGCACCTGCGGGTGATCTCCTTCGGCCACAACGGGGGAGCGGGCACGGTGCGCCGCATCGGCACCCAGCGCGCCCGCGGGCGCGTCGTCGTGTGGACCGACGCCGACATGACCTACCCCAACGAGCGGATTCCCGAGCTGGTGGACGTACTCGCGGCCAACCCCGACATCGACCAGGTCGTCGGGGCCCGCACGCAGGAGTCGGGCAGCCACCGCCTGCTGCGCGTGCCCATGAAGTGGCTGATCCGCAAGCTCGCCGAGCGCCTGACCAATACCCGCATCCCCGACCTCAACTCGGGCCTGCGCGCCTTCCGCCGCGAGGTGGCGCTGCCCTATCTGCGCCTGCTGCCACCCGGATTCTCGTGTGTGACGACGATCACTCTGGCGTTCCTGTCCAACCAGCACCTCGTGCACTACATGCCGATCGACTACGCCAAGCGGTCGGGTAAGTCGAAGTTCCACTTCGTGCGCGACGCCTACCGGTATCTGCTGCAGGTGCTGCGGATGGTCATGTACTTCAACCCGCTCAAGGTGCTGATGCCGCTCGCGCTGTGGCTCCTGGGCATCGGCGCGGCCAAGTTCGTCTTCGACCAGGTGCGGGAGCCGCTCTACATCCCCAACAACACCATCATGCTGCTGACCAGCGGACTGATCGTGGCGGCCATGGCGCTGCTGGCCGACCTGATCGTGCGCTCGCGCGACGGCGCCTGA